A stretch of DNA from Cannabis sativa cultivar Pink pepper isolate KNU-18-1 chromosome X, ASM2916894v1, whole genome shotgun sequence:
TTCGAGCCGAGCAGTTTACTCGGTGGACGAGCGAAAGCTTAGGCGCATGATATCTAACCGCGAGTCGGCTCGGCGGTCACGCTGGCGAAAGAAGAGACACTTAGAGGAGCTGACTGAACAGGTGAACCAGCTGAAAGCAGAGAACCGGGACCTCAAGAACCGGTTGGGACATATGGCCCAACAGTGTCACGTTGCATGGACAGAAAATGACAGATTAAGTTCAGAATTCTTGGCCCTGCAGTCTAGACTTTCGGATCTATGCCGGATTTTGGTTGCCATGCAATCATAATAACACTTAATGATGATCATGATTATTcactatcatatatatataaatgttataatcaaattattagtttaattaataaagcTAGGTCTAAAAGCTTGGTCATGCACTAATCTTCTCTCCTTaaactatatattattattttactataCTACACACGTGGGCTCTACTACGTAAACTGAAAACGATGTCATGATAAACGGGACACACGTTGCCTTGTAAAATTGTGTTTTGGagagtttttctttctttctttttttccttggGTCATGTTGAAGAGGTATGCCTTATATTTTCTCAGCAGCTTCATGTAACTGTTTTACTGCTGAACAAGTTAGGGCCCCACTGGATATATATATGTTCAAATGTATAATTAGAGAGAGCTTTAGCTAGCTTTTTTATATGTAATGAATTTGGTGGTAACTACCATCACCCAGCAAAACTATATATTTGTGCTCCAACATgtacatattttttttccttttaatcaGTACTTGTGATCATTAAtggaaagtgtttgtttcttcTTCGTAATAAATGCGTTTGTATATTGATGCCTTTTTCtttgctgaaaaaaaaaaacaacgtTATTATTGATTTGTTTAAAAGGCGTTGAAAGGTAGAAGCTAATTATATCGTTGGAGGTCCATTCTTTTTCCCGTCTTGGTGGCTGTGTAGCTTTTGCAAGTGTCTGGCTAAGAAGCTTAATTAAAGTACTAGTACTACTTCTATTGCTACTCATCACAGTCaatttttgtgtatatatatgatcaCGTTGGAAGCAATTATTGAATGCATAGTGTTAGcatgtttttcttttattatcatGCGCATATGTTATCTCTTGGCCCTTAATTAGGACAGTTGATAAGAATATtccttaataaataaaaactatgTTGGCCCACAtcacttacaaaaaaaataaacagtGAACACATAAAGGATAAAAcaccttaattaataattaatgaaaaatattgGTCGCAAATGACATTATTATAGAATTTAGGATTATAAGACTTGTAACAACATATTACATACGCTCCCTCAAAATTAACGACAGCATACGTAGACGTACGTAAAAAGTTTATGCTCGCGGCAAAagctttttttattaattaatcaaaaagtTTGTGGCCCATACCTTTAGAacatttgtatttatatatatatatatatttatatataaatataaatatttacatgTATCTTATGGTCTCAAGCGAGTATTAACCCGGCATATAGCTAAGCTAGATCAAGTAGTTGCAACTATTTGTATGTACAAACAATGTGTGAtttagtattaaaaaaaatgttacatATAACTTTTATTGGACTTGATGTTAAGTAgtccatttatttattttaatacattCATTAATAATATGAGACTAATTTTAATAGTTCATTCAAATTTATTAAGTGAAACCTCatatatgttaaataaaatagtatAACTACACTCAAATTAAATTCGGTGTTTcatcaataattattattattattattattattagggaaTGGATCCGCGCTTCACGcggttttaataattttttttgaaattatatattttaaaatttatttcttaattatcaataaaattaaatctaatacttttcaaattttttaattatttacttaTATACATACACtaattaatgtatatagaaactaattattaaataaaaaaattataaataattaagaaaaattatcaagtgtataaaaaaatgtaaaaataattttttagataTCTATTAAATTTAATCACTTAATTGAGCAAGATTTAAGTATTCAATcacttatataaaataaaagaaaaatactatTAATTTTTGGACAAATTGAACTGATTAATAAAGAAATGATTTACTTATAACCCTAACATAATTTGTAAATATGTAAgatttttaattaaacaaattaCTAAGATGATATATTAATATTCGATGTATACaaaattatgtaaaaaaaacacaaactcACTAAGagtctaataaaataaataaataccacaaaataaaaaataggatGCCaccttattaattaatttgtactttctaaaaatcaaaaatcaaattgCTTGTatgtttagaattttatttgtttttcttttttagaattaggaaagaaaaatattgtgcttacatgtaataaaaatatatagtagAAAGATCAAGAGTTTGAGAATGATGGACAATGATGAATAGAGATGATAGTAACTCTCTTTATATTTGTTTGGTATTAACTTATAGATAGGTATAAAAttgaaatataaaattattatgttactaattataaaatgtatctttattttctttaaaggaTATATGTAAattgattgatttttttttttgattttatctcTCATCTTCTcacttttattaaattatatttatttagttaataatatttttaaaaatatatatgatatgagaTTTATGCActtttaattcttatatttcttttttttttttttaaaaaaaaaatacctttgtggaaataatatatattacatatataatatgtctaatgttgttttaattgttatatgaaaaaatattggAATTTAATAACATCAGTatctttgtcttttttttttctcttttatatttatgtttcaattaagctgaatattaattattacaaaaaaagtaataatatttgtcattaataaatatattttttttacttccaataaatattttctttgaatcaTATGAGATTGGCAATTTGTTAGTGGAATTCAAAAGTCAAGTAAGATTAAAGAAAtattgtaagaaaaaaaaacatagataAGTATAAAAGGTTATGAATTTAAATGGCATTGATATAagagaaaaattattcaaatgagTAATTACCAAATTATGAATTTTGTTGGAGATGATGTTACTTAATTTTGAATAAGTATATTTGAaggttttttttaatgaaagaattattgcATGAAAATGATTCGTACTCATTTATGTATATCGTATTAGTATAGAGAATAAAAATACGTACCAAAAATTAGCGCAaatatttgaaatatatatatgatttgtCTTTTGAAATCTACTCCCATATTAAAATTGGCATAATATAACTCATTATATAAAAGGTTATGGTATTGATATAAGAGGTAAAATGATTCAAATGAgttacaaaattataaaatttgttGAAGATGATGTTTCTTAATGTATAATAATTATGAAATTCTCAACATAAATAATTCAGACTCATTTGTGTATGTATAGTATtagtatcaaaaataaaaataccaaaatttagtgaagtatttataaaaaaatatatatgatatgttttttgaaattttattccactctaaaattagaaaattattaattattatcttCATCACATTAactaaatttgtttttttttttttttgcatccatctaagaaaatattaaattataagtagTTCGaagtaataatttataataaacacattaaaaaattagaattattGACTATATTACACATATGaacaatattattaaaatactattatttagaaactaattaaaaggagtggcaacaaaaaaaaaatgacaaatgaCACAAATAAACATCAAA
This window harbors:
- the LOC115694788 gene encoding basic leucine zipper 4, which encodes MFLSEEAAQCQYGPVFEAGEIEELWSLLQPGTNSGSEGSSRAVYSVDERKLRRMISNRESARRSRWRKKRHLEELTEQVNQLKAENRDLKNRLGHMAQQCHVAWTENDRLSSEFLALQSRLSDLCRILVAMQS